The sequence AGATTGAAGTTGTCCACCAATGCCAGCgtgttgttgttgctggcaATTTGTTCCAACTGATCTGCGTCATATCCGGAAACGCCGATAGCATAGACCGTAATTCCCTTTTGTTGTGCTTCCAAGGCAGGTGCAGCAACTGCGTCGTAGGAAACACCGTCAGTTACGACGATGACAACCTTCGGAACACCCGGTCGAGCTCCATCAGATTTGCCAAAGCCGTACTTCGTCACATAGCGAATGGCCTTTCCAGTCAGAGTCCCTCCTCTCATGTACTGCACATCGTCTATCGCAGTAGATAATGTTTCCTTTGTGAGGAAAGAGTTCATGGAAAATTCTTGTCTGACCCTTGTGCTGTACTGAATGACCCCTACTTGAGTTGCCGAAGCACCAATGTCGAATCCACTGATTGCTTTCTTGGTGAACTGTTTGACTTTTTCGAAATTGGTGGCCCCCACACTTCCTGATCCGTCCAGGAGAAAGATGATGTCGAGTGGGTTTCGGCAAAGAGTGGCTGCAAACAAGGAGACACGTTGTCAAAGATACGCAACAACTGTACTACACAATACCAGCACAATACTGACACAAATATATCAATTGATATAGTTAAATGCAGTAAAAACTTGCTAAAAATGCTTACCACTTTACAAAGAAAAGATATTATATAAGCCGTAACTAATGGTCTAACCTGCTTCTCCAGAAACAAACGATGTCGAGTCCACGGTGATCGAGCCAAGCGATCCAGATGATACAGCCGTGGAAACGGTTGTAATCACAGTAGTTGAGGATGTCACCGTAACCGTCAGAGAGACCGAGACCAAAATATTAAGGCCGCTGAAAAGACATTGAAGGAAAATCAAAAGGCAGCAAGTCTCACGGCCAATTACCGAAAATACAAACCTTATCTATCAATTTACTGAGAATAATAGAACCACGGTGTTACGAGTGTTAGAAATTTACTTACGAAGATCTAAATCCGGTGACCTGTACCGCCGAGACGCCCGTTACGCTGCTAAATACAGTTAACAGCTGGAAAGCAAATATTGTTAtattattttattattatttctttatttcaggctctcactggcccatacgacatagggacaaacatgaaaaacaaagattatatacaacattttgagacaaactaacaatattATGGCTATGTGTAGAGGCGGCTCCATAGGTTGGTGAAAAATGAGTTCTTGTAAAAAGAGTCGGACCTAAGTACGGACTGTATAATGGCATTActagaattgaaaatcctatgtaCAAAGGAGTGGCACTGTTTACGCCATCTGGCGTCGAAGGTATCGGTATGATTACACACGAACATTTCACTTGCGCTGCAAGATCTTGGGAAACTCATAATTATACGGAAACAATTGTTGTAGGCAATTCGACATTTCGACAGAACACTCGAGCGAAAAGAATTCCATAACTGCGCCCCAAAGAGTTGGGAGCAGTGAGACGCGAATAGTGTTTTCTTAATAGTAGGTGAACAAAGGCAAAATTTTCgaattatagtatttgctcGACAATACAGGCCCCTTAGTTGGGCAAGGATACAGTCATCATCACTCAGTCTGTCATTAATAGCAATTccaagatatacaaatgatgtCACAAATCTCAGACACTCTCCATACAGTTTGATCGACGGGAGCGGATGTAAAAGTAGCAAACTAGCACTCGGGAGGTACATGCagcatgtcttgtttacattgaataatacatcattttctaaaccAAAGTCCTCACAAGTACTTACAAGTTTTTGCAGAGACTTAAGGCTAGGACATAACAAACACATGTCGTCAGCGTAAAAAAGATGGTTCACAAGACAGCCTCCTATATAGCAACCTACTTTAGTACAACTGAGTCTCGAGCTTAAATCATCTATATATGCATTGAATAGTAGCGGGGATAGCAGACTCCCTTGCCTTACCCCATTTAATACATAAAAGCAGGGAGACAAAACATTGTTCCATCTAATACACATTGTTTGGTTCTGGTACCAATAAACCAGAAACCTCACCAAATACACCGGGACCTTTCTGTCAAGGAGTTTTTTAAATAGGGTCCAATGGTTTACCCTGTCAAAAGCCTTGGAGGCGtctaaaaaacaagcaaaaactggaGAGCCGAGACCCCTGTAGTACTCAATTGTCTGTTTTAAAGTAAATACACACATGTCAAGACCATGACCACGTTTGAAACCGAACTGATATAACAACAGTCAATACATCAGCCTAGAAAACGTACTATCAATGGActcataacaataacaaaagaaGTAATTGCATATGACATCATCTTAAACAACTCTGTCTTACCTGAGTTTCTATGCGCGTCTTTAGCGTGGCAAATGCTTGACTCTCCACGTTAAGAAGATCAGCGGTGAAGGTCTCTTGTACTACTAGTGACACAGCCACCACAGTTGTTgctgcaaagaaaagaaagacgACATGACATCATTCACTTCTTTACTAAACCGGCAAAGAGGTGTGATACACGCAAAGGTTTTCCAAGATCCTCCAAACGAACAGCAAATCAAGGATTGTATGCTAAAGAAGACTTTACTCACATTCTTCTACAAAAGCAGCTGAACTTGCGACCACAGTTATGGAACCCAAACTCCCTGTTTGTACCGCTGCGACAAATGTTTGCTTCATCGTTACTGCGGCGAACTGAGAGACAGCTACGGCTATCACCACTTTGAGCTGGTTGGCAGGTctgcaaaacaaagaagaatTTAACTCCAAACTGTCGACCTCACACTGACACAAAATTTTTTCACAGTATCAGTCCCATGTCCCGCTCTGTCTCGCCCAGCTATGTCCTCCTTCACAGTCGAGATTCGAGACGTTCAAGTCCAGGCTAAAGGCCAGCCCACCTTAGTCCTGGGCCTCTCCCTCCTTATTTCGGCCCTTATGGGGCATCATTCTGTCGTTACCTTAAGATTGAGACTACTTCTTTTCGGTTGCACCTTGAACTTGTTATTGAGCGTATGTAGACACATAAAATCTACAATGCGTATGCAGACACATAAAATCTATATTATCGCCAGCCGAGAAAAGTTACATCTAGAAACATATTCATTTGAAACCCCTTTGGCTTAGCAATATGAAATCCAggcatttttaaaaacatattcatTGCAACCATAGATACTCACGCTGGTTGGAAGCCGACGATCGAAACGCTCTGGACTCCCACAACAGACACAAGTACACTTGTAATCTATAAAAcagatcaaaatatcaaattaggACACTACTCATTAAAAGCTACAAGTTGAAGCACATGTGATATCCTTGTTAACATCTTAAGTATGATAAAACTATGCTATTGACATACCTCTGTTCTCAGACTCGTAGATAAGGTCGTAAACGCAACCGATGCTGGGTTCCTCAGATCAGCAGTGAACGGCATGTTCACCGTCACAGATGTAAAAACAGGTACGGAAGCTGCAAGTAAAATGGAAATGACTTGACAATGTAGAATTCTCTTTGCTAACATACAGAAagacattcaattttttttgttaacgATATTTTGCTCAAAGCCACAATCATCAAAACATCAACATTGGCTCCGGGTTTTTTGGTCAACAAGCATGTTATGTAAGTTTCAATGTAAGAGCAATATCAATAGAAAAACCATATTAAAGACGACAGATAAGATGTGTGCAACAGAACCTCACCATCACACACTCCAGTCAGCAGCGTGTTCCGGAGATTATCCAACAGATTGAAGTTGTCCACCAATGCCAGCgtgttgttgttgctggcaATTTGTTCCAACTGATCTGCGTCATATCCGGAAACGCCGATAGCATAGACCGTAATTCCCTTTTGTTGTGCTTCCAAGGCAGGTGCAGCAACTGCGTCGTAGGAAACACCGTCAGTTACGACGATGACAACCTTCGGCACACCCGGTCGAGCTCCATCAGATTTGCCAAAGCCGTACGTTGTCACATAGCGAATGGCCTTTCCAGTCAGAGTCCCTCCTCTCATGTACTGCACATCGTCTATCGCAGTAGATAATGTTTCCTTTGTGAGGAAAGAGTTCATGGAAAATTCTTGTCTGACCCTTGTGCTGTACTGAATGACCCCTACTTGAGTTGCCGAAGCACCAATGTCGAATCCACTGATTGCTTTCTTGGTGAACTGTTTGACTTTTTCGAAATTGGTGGCCCCCACACTTCCTGATCCGTCCAGGAGAAAGATGATGTCGAGTGGGTTTCGGCAAAGAGTGGCTGCAAACAAGGAGACACGTTGTCAAAGATACGCAACAACTGTACTACACAATACCAGCACAATACTGACACAAATATATCAATTGATATAGTTAAATGCAGTAAAAACTTGCTAGAAATGCTTACCACTTTACAAAGAAAAGATATTATATAAGCCGTAACTAATGGCCTAACCTGCTTCTCCAGAAACAAACGATGTCGAGTCCACGGTGATCGAGCCAAGCGATCCAGATGATACAGCCGTGGAAACGGTTGTAATCACAGTAGTTGAGGATGTCACCGTAACCGTCAGAGAGACCGAGACCAAAATATTAAGGCCGCTGAAAAGACATTGCAGGAAAATCAAAAGTCAGCAAGTCTCACGACCAATTACCGAAAATACAAACCTTATCTATCAATTTACTGAGAATAATAGAACCACGGTGTTACGAGTGTTAGAAATTTACTTACGAAGATCTAAATCCGGTGACCTGTACCGCCGAGACGCCCGTTACGCTGCTAAATACAGTTAACAGCTGGAaagcaaataacaacaacagtcaaTACATCAGCCTAGAAAACGTACTATCAATGGActcataacaataacaaaagaaaTAATTGCACATGACATCATCTTAAACAACTCTGTCTTACCTGAGTTTCTATGCGCGTCTTTAGCGTGACAAATGCTTGACTCTCCACGTTAAGAAGATCAGCGGTGAAGGTCTCTTGTACTACTAGTGACACAGCCACCACAGTTGTTgctgcaaagaaaagaaattcgACATGACATCATTCACTTCTTTACTCAACCGTCAAAGGAGTGGGATACACACAAGGGGTTTCCAAGATCCTCCAAAGGAACAGCAAAGCAAGGATTGTATGCTGAAGAAGACTTTACTCACATTCTTCTACAAAAGCAGCTGAACTTGCGACCACAGTTATGGAACCCAAACTCCCTGTTTGTACCGCTGCGACAAATGTTTGCTTCATCGTTACTGCGGCGAACTGAGAGACAGCTACGGCTATCACCACTTTGAGCTGGTTGGCAGGTctgcaaaacaaagaagaatTTAACTCCAAACTGTCGACCTCACACTGACacaaaaaatattaattttaCCAGTATCACTCCCATGTTCCGCTCTGCCTGGTCCAGCTATGTCCTTCTTCACAGTCGAGATTCGAGACGTTCTAGTCCAGGCTAAAGGCCAGCCCACCTTAGTCCTGGGCCTCTCCCTCCTTATTTCGGCCCTTATGGGGCATCATTCTTTCGTTACCTTAAGATTGAGACTACTTCTTTTCGGTTGCACCTTGAACTTGTTATTGAGCGTATGTAGACACATAAAATCTACAATGCGTATGTAGACACATAAAATCTATATTATCGCCAGCCGAGAAAAGGTACATCTAGAAACAAATTCATTTGAAACCCCTTTGGCTTAGCAATATGAAATCCagtcatttttaaaaacatattcatTGCAACCATAGATACTCACGCTGGTTGGAAGCCGACGATCGAAACGCTCTGGACTCCCACAACAGACACAAGTACACTTGTAATCTATAAAAcagatcaaaatatcaaattaggACACTACTCATTAAAAGCTACAAGTTGAAGCACATGTGATATCCTTGTTAACATCTGAAGTATGACAAAACTATGCTATTGACATACCTCTGTTCTCAGACTCGTAGATAGGGTCGTAAACGCAACCGATGCTGGGTTCCTCAGATCAGCAGTGAACGGCATGTTTACTGTCACAGATGTAAAAACAGGTACGGAAGCTGCAAGTAAAATGGAAACGACTTGTAGAATTCTCTTTGCTAACATACAGAAAGACATTCAAGTTTATTTTGTTAACGATATTTTGCTCAATGCCACAATAATGGAAACATCTACATGGGCTCCAAGTTTTTTGGTCAACAAGCATGTTATGTAAGTTTCAATGTAAGAGCAATATCAATAGAAAAAACATATTAAAGACGACAGATAAGATGTGTGCAACAGAACCTCACCATCACACACTCCAGTCAGCAGCGTGTTCCGGAGATTATCCAACAGATTGAAGTTGTCCACCAATGCCAGCgtgttgttgttgctggcaATTTGTTCCAACTGATCTGCGTCATATCCGGAAACGCCGATAGCATAGACCGTAATTCCCTTTTGTTGTGCTTCCAAGGCAGGTGCAGCAACTGCGTCGTAGGAAACACCGTCAGTTACGACGATGACAACCTTCGGCACACCCGGTCGAGCTCCATCAGATTTGCCAAAGCCGTACGTTGTCACATAGCGAATGGCCTTTCCAGTCAGAGTCCCTCCTCTCATGTACTGCACATCGTCTATCGCAGTAGATAATGTTTCCTTTGTGAGGAAAGAGTTCATGGAAAATTCTTGTCTGACCCTTGTGCTGTACTGAATGACCCCTACTTGAGTTGCCGAAGCACCAATGTCGAATCCACTGATTGCTTTCTTGGTGAACTGTTTGACTTTTTCGAAATTGGTGGCCCCCACACTTCCTGATCCGTCAAGGAGAAAGATGATATCCAGCGGATTTCGGCAAAGAGTGGCTGTAAGGAGGAGAACACATTGCCATAGACGTGTTACAAGAGTCCTATAATATTAACACAAACGCCTGCAGGAGGGATTATTGATATTTAAATGTTTGAATGATAAAAGTACGGAATGTAAAAATCACTTTCCAAAAAGTAAATTATCTGCTGAAAATGATGGCCTTACCAGCTTCTCCAGAAACGAAAGAGGTCGAATCAACCGTGATGGAGCCAAGCGATCCAGATGAAACAGCCGTGGAAACGGTTGTTATCACAGTAGTTGAGGACGTTACGGTAACCGTTAAGGAAACCGATACAAAGATATTGAGGCCACTGAAAAACAAGTTAAAGATTAACAACAATGGCGAGTATTACAAACGTTTAAAAAATGCCAACTTCTCATGGCCACATACAGTTGAAATATGGGGGAGGCATAAATTTGATCAAGTTTGATTTCATACTTACGATGAGCGAAATTCGGTGACCTGTACCGTTGTGACGCCAGTTACGTTACTAAATACAGTTAACATCTGAAAGGAAAATTCCAAGAACGGTCAATTTATTAGCGCATTTAACGCACACATGCACTATCAACTGATTCGTAAGaacgaaaaaacaacaaggaTTTTAAAACTAACAGCCTCTACTTGTTCTTTACCTGGGTTTCTATGCGCGTCTTTAACGTGGCAAATGCTTGACTCTCCACGTTAAGAAGATCAGCGGTGAAGGTCTCTTGAACTACAAGTGCAATAGTCACCACAGTTGTTGCTGGAAGGAAAAGACATACGACATTACATAGtaaaataagtgtggcaattaaaaattattgccatagcgaaggtgtctgggttgatcgtTCTTCATTGTAAGGAAAGTAGTACGTAGCACTctaagttctgccataatatttgttcaaaacgcacTTAAAAATTAGAAATGCATCtgtcaagcagatatagaaaggcaccataacttgatgagttccaagcagatatcgaaaGACCGGAGCACACTCCCGGTATAGTGTCTTTCTTTGCCGTTTTTGGAAcgagaatctaggccagaagtttagaaattcggtttgctggggctcctatgatcgtttttattgttattctggctctgtaggatgtgttttcgaggagttactgttgtttttccgacagtCCGCACCCCTCCACGtaaagcgttcagtgtagactgcccaagtgGTAACCAAGTTCTTTATCGTTCTGTTAAAGaactttgcctttctatatatgcctggatctcctcaagttttggtgttcacagaggttttttggtggaaggcatgatgttcagcacgtttttGTGATAATACTGTAGATCAACTGGAgtaggttgaaaacccttttcaaagctagaatactgacacactcccaccagtacgaaatcggacaccacgtaattaAGTAGGACCTGCGTGCCGGGATGTCAAACCTACTAATAAAGTACAGAGTTACAGGCGGGTGTTCCCCAGGGTTTGCGCGGGCGGATTGCAGAAATTcttgtggaattctgggaattcttgcatatcgggcgtaaagtatactattaagctcgctcctaaagcttcgctaaaaaatTGAACCGGCACAGAACCATCATGGTATAAACACAAGAGGCTTTCAAAGATCCACTTCACAAACGGCAAAGCAAAGctcctttttttattcaagtaagCTGGCAATACAGACGTAGTGGTGGCGCACTCAAGTTAAGAAACTTACATAAATGGCACCActaaacaaatacacacaagaCATAAAAGTGGACAGGTAAGAATACAAAACTTGTAACAAACATGAGATAACGAAATGATTAATGAAGTAATGGATATAGAAGCAAATCATTCGGTATGCTAATCTTGTATGCTGAAGAAAACTTTACTCACATTCTTCCACGAAAGCAGCTGAACTTGCGATCACAGTTATGGAACCCAAACTCCCTGTTTGTACCGCCGCGACAAATGTTTGCTTCATTGTGACTGCAGCAAACTCAGAGACAGCTACGGCTATCACCACTTTGAGCTGGTTGTTAGGCcttttgaagaaagaaagacgTTAACTTCAAGCTGACCACTGCTTTGGTTGCGCGTCTAATATTGTCCGAAAAAAAGTGCATCTTAAACATACATCGTTCAGAGACCACTAAAGCTTACCACTATGAAATGATTCGTTCTTTTACATAAACAGCTTAACTTTCAATACTTACGCTGGTTGGAAGCCGACAACCAAGACGCTCTGGACTCCCACCACAGACACAAGTAAACTTGTAATCTATAAAAGAAATACTTAAATCAGCTAATTACATATAATTGTTGGAAATGCACTGAGAATGACTTGTGATGTCTTATTTCGACTCTAAACTTTTAATATGACGTATTGCAATCAACGTACCTCTGTTCTCAGACTTGTAGAGAGGGTTGTAAACGCAACCGATGCCGTGTCCCTCAGATCAGCAGTGAACGGTATGTTCACCGTCACAGATGTAAAAACTGGTATAAAAGCTGCAAGTAAAATTGACACAACTTAAAGAAGTCCCTTCAGGTACATACAGAGAGGTAAGTAAATATACAAACATTGCGTGTTGTGAGTTACATTGTATGACATTTTTCGAATATCTATATCCTTGTAAGCGTCACTATGCCCGCAAAGGTTGTTAGTTCACAACAATGTCATGCAGTTTTAATATAAGAAATACTATTACAAAGGCgcaataaaaaaacacacaataacCATGCATATGTGTATGCAATAGAACCTCACCATCACACACTCCAGTCAGCAGCGTGTTCCGGAGATTATCTAACAGATTAAAGTTGTCCACCAATGCCAACgtgttgttgttgctggcaATTTGTTCCAACTGATCTGCGTCATATCCGGAAACGCCGATAGCATAGACCGTAATTCCCTTTTGTTGTGCTTCCAAGGCAGGTGCAGCAACTGCGTCGTAGGACACACCGTCAGTTACGACGATGACAACCTTCGGAACACCCGGTCGAGCTCCATCAGATTTGCCAAAGCCGTACTTCGTCACATAGCGAATGGCCTTTCCAGTCAGAGTCCCTCCTCTCATGTACTGCACGTCATCGATCGCAGTAGATAATGCCTCCTTTGTGAGGAAAGAGTTCATGGAAAATTCTTGTCTGACCCGTGTGCTGTACTGAATGACCCCTACTTGAGTTGCCGAAGCACCAATGTCAAATCCACTGATTGCTTTCTTGGTGAACTGTTTGACTTTTTCGAAATTGGTGGCCCCCACACTCCCTGATCCGTCCAGGAGAAAGATGATGTCGAGTGGGTTTCGGCAAAGAGTGGCTGCAACCAAGGAAACTCGTTGTCATGATAGGGCAACAATATGAAACAGTTATCAAAATGTTGACCTAAATGAATTGAAGAGATAGATAAATGACAGGCAGTGATAAGACGTAGTATGCTCTTCAATCGCAAAAAAATACCAGACCGATTGTCGTAATGAATGGCTTTACCGGCTTCTCCAGAGACAAAGGATGTCGAGTCCACAGTGAGGGAGCCTATAGAACCAGATGAGACAGCCGTCGAAACAGAAGTGACCACTGTAGTCGAGGACGTCACCGTAACCGTCAAGGAAACCGCTACCAAGATATTTAGGCCTCTGCAatattatgaaaacagaatgtCAGCTTATTCTTTACTATTGTTATTGATATATATTGGGAATGCCAACTTAAACCTTCAAGCACCCTACAACCTTGTTGTACAACCAATCCCTTCTAACAACTTGCAGCCAACAAGAGAAAACAAATAACATCGTCAATGTAACTGCATTATGCAGCATCGTGTAATTAATCGGCGTTGTAGATCAGCCTTTGTTTTCAAGtaaattgacatttttcaagTTCGGAAATTTGAACTTACGAACAACTGACGCTGGTCACTTCAATGGACACCACTCCTGGAATATTTCCAAGAGTTGAcagcacctacatgtaataaTTTATGTAAAACAAAAGGCTTCTGTTAAGGGAAAAATGTAAGATAATGTTGTATAAAGTCAAAATTTACTCTCCGAAAATGCCAATTAACATAACGTAACTGTGACCGCGACTGCAAATACCATTGCCACGTGATAAAGATTAGGGTGCACTAGCTTCATAGATACAACCTTTCGTGGCCCTAGCATAGATATGGAACAACCTTCCCATGAACGTATCATGAACGTATCGAAGTAATTCTCACCGCAGACTCTACTTGGGCAACCAGGTCTCTGTACGCTGCTGATTCTGGGTTGAACAGATCCGCATTGCAATTGTTCTGAACAACCATACTTACTACAGTTGAAGTGGTTTCTGAAAAATGCAAGACACGGACTTAAGATTGGCTTTAGTAACATAAAGAGGATTATGACCTACTACAATATAACTTTTTAACATAAATGTTTTATGGGGGAAAGGATTGCAACTTTTTCAGGCCTCTACAGCCACCGATTATACGAATTACATGACCCGAAGCTAAGACAAAAATGATGATGAgataacataatataacattatataatgAACAAAGTAAAATGTTTACCTGCTTCGATAATAGCGGCTGAGCTAGCATTGACTGATATCGATCCCAGGTTACCGGTGCTTACAGTGGCGAT comes from Branchiostoma lanceolatum isolate klBraLanc5 chromosome 2, klBraLanc5.hap2, whole genome shotgun sequence and encodes:
- the LOC136426934 gene encoding cartilage matrix protein-like; protein product: MKQTFIATVSTGNLGSISVNASSAAIIEAETTSTVVSMVVQNNCNADLFNPESAAYRDLVAQVESAVLSTLGNIPGVVSIEVTSVSCSGLNILVAVSLTVTVTSSTTVVTSVSTAVSSGSIGSLTVDSTSFVSGEAATLCRNPLDIIFLLDGSGSVGATNFEKVKQFTKKAISGFDIGASATQVGVIQYSTRVRQEFSMNSFLTKEALSTAIDDVQYMRGGTLTGKAIRYVTKYGFGKSDGARPGVPKVVIVVTDGVSYDAVAAPALEAQQKGITVYAIGVSGYDADQLEQIASNNNTLALVDNFNLLDNLRNTLLTGVCDGEVLLHTHMHGYCVFFYCAFITSLLVSVVGVQSVLVVGFQPAPNNQLKVVIAVAVSEFAAVTMKQTFVAAVQTGSLGSITVIASSAAFVEESTTVVTIALVVQETFTADLLNVESQAFATLKTRIETQMLTVFSNVTGVTTVQVTEFRSSGLNIFVSVSLTVTVTSSTTVITTVSTAVSSGSLGSITVDSTSFVSGEAATLCRNPLDIIFLLDGSGSVGATNFEKVKQFTKKAISGFDIGASATQVGVIQYSTRVRQEFSMNSFLTKETLSTAIDDVQYMRGGTLTGKAIRYVTTYGFGKSDGARPGVPKVVIVVTDGVSYDAVAAPALEAQQKGITVYAIGVSGYDADQLEQIASNNNTLALVDNFNLLDNLRNTLLTGVCDGELPYLFLHL